From one Plasmodium chabaudi chabaudi strain AS genome assembly, chromosome: 4 genomic stretch:
- a CDS encoding plasmoredoxin, putative, with the protein MACKVDKAPEHPTQNEVPSQNYMNNLCYYKNNELKKIDSSYFQDKYLGLFFGASWCKYCVSFINNLNLFKTYFPFFEIIYIPFDQTYTDYINFLKNTNFYSLPFDNYLYIANKFKVKNLPSFIIIAPNNNILVRDGVQLIKTDTYLNNFKSLIKNYTIHPKTFKSNNRFFDLFYN; encoded by the coding sequence atggCTTGTAAAGTTGATAAAGCTCCAGAGCATCCTACCCAAAATGAAGTACCCtcacaaaattatatgaacaatttatgttattacaaaaataatgaattaaaaaaaatagactcatcatattttcaagataaatatttaggattattttttggagCCTCATGGTGTAAATATTGTGtatcatttataaataatttgaatttatttaaaacctACTTCCCCTTCTTTgaaatcatatatataccattTGATCAAACATATACagattatattaattttttaaaaaatacaaatttctATAGCTTACCTtttgataattatttatatatagctaataaatttaaagtCAAAAATTTAccatcatttattattatagcacccaataataatatccTTGTTAGGGATGGTGTGCAATTAATTAAAACAGACACCTATCTAAATAATTTCAAAtcattgataaaaaattatacaataCACCCAAAAACATTCAAATCAAATAACCGATTTTTCGACTTATTCTACAATTAA
- a CDS encoding lipoamide acyltransferase component of branched-chain alpha-keto acid dehydrogenase complex, putative, with translation MMMQHCKKILKEINSRNKINLRNSQRFINTSKANLKIVRCKLFDIGEGISEVEITQWNKQVGDEVSEMESLLTVQSDKAAVDITSKYSGILVKKYANDKDMIKIGSYFCEIDTQDDVGEEEGEEVDEAKEVEGVDEVEEASFEKKANSTNVKASPGTKKKAQEYKLDINAIAKHFNKDNITIEDVELYYKENKSDEINKSANEKMDIMEEVQVKGIKLSMCKSMNDSLSIPLFHLNEVYNVEKVVKIRKELKNKIAESDSGINNITISSILIKLISNTLKEFPILNSKFNAKTNTYVVYNNHNICIAMDTPHGLLVPNIKNVEKKNIIDIQKELLNLRNKAMEMKLSKDEIENGTITISNYGAIGGTFATPIIFDNQGCIIGISKIQNMISLKNGVNKISSLDDLEIANNMNITYGADHRYIDGATLAQFSKKLKSVIENIDTIDPFSI, from the coding sequence atgatgatgcaacattgcaaaaaaatattaaaagaaataaattcaaggaataaaataaacttgAGAAATAGCCAAAGGTTTATAAACACTAGTAAGgctaatttaaaaatagttaGGTGTAAACTATTTGATATTGGAGAGGGAATATCAGAGGTTGAAATTACACAATGGAATAAACAAGTAGGAGATGAAGTTTCTGAAATGGAAAGTTTGTTGACTGTACAAAGTGATAAAGCTGCTGTAGATATAACTAGTAAATATAGTGGTATACTTGTAAAAAAGTATGCTAACGATAAGGACATGATAAAGATAGGTTCTTATTTTTGTGAGATTGACACACAGGATGATGTAGGTGAAGAAGAAGGGGAAGAAGTTGACGAAGCGAAAGAAGTAGAAGGAGTAGATGAAGTGGAAGAAGCGAGCTTTGAAAAGAAAGCAAACTCAACAAATGTTAAGGCCTCCCCAGGTACTAAAAAGAAAGCAcaagaatataaattagATATCAATGCGATTGCAAAGCATTTTAACAAGGATAATATAACTATTGAAGATGTTGAGTTGTATTataaggaaaataaaagtgatgaaataaataaaagtgcgaatgaaaaaatggatattaTGGAAGAAGTACAAGTAAAAGGAATTAAACTTAGTATGTGTAAAAGTATGAACGATTCTTTAAGTATTcctttatttcatttaaatgaaGTATATAATGTTGAAAAAGTTGttaaaataagaaaagaacttaaaaataaaatagcaGAAAGTGATAGtggtataaataatataacaatttctagtatattaataaaattaatatcaaATACTTTAAAAGAATTTCCAATATTAAACTCTAAATTTAATGCCAAAACAAATACTTATgtagtatataataatcataatatatgtatagcTATGGACACACCTCATGGTTTATTAGTaccaaatataaaaaatgtagaaaaaaaaaatataattgataTACAAAAAGAGTTACTAAATTTACGTAATAAAGCTATGGAAATGAAATTATCTAAAGATGAAATTGAAAACGGAACAATAACAATAAGTAATTATGGAGCTATTGGTGGAACATTTGCTACACctattatatttgataaTCAAGGTTGTATTATTGGTATATCAAAGattcaaaatatgatttctttaaaaaatggagttaataaaataagctCATTGGATGATCTTGAAATTGCCaataatatgaacataACATATGGAGCAGATCATAGATATATAGACGGAGCAACTTTAGCtcaattttcaaaaaaattaaaaagtgtAATTGAGAATATTGATACAATTGACCCATTTTCAATTTAA
- a CDS encoding IBR domain protein, putative, translated as MIHLPKQKTDDGVDIQIELGPDKKLKIVKKVIINKNELPNEDNKVCNIIKGEHSISDKSHESGMQLYLKYFKTNFEKFSQNNSYLIYNKKQIKEKLKEEINNIISLLNIKYDYAYYIMKHYNFNSESLIEDWFSDSTKVRRTTNLMHLTENELYEHVDAPQVEPQNNEPNKNCDPDKFGNNSDKNTKFTCPILLNECSIDDTYALDCGHRFSNKCWIEYLKTGIKNDLDEHVIHKKCIHTECKYFVKKSDWKVLCDKNMYKQYKQLILNVYIKKSYNLRNCPNDACEYTIESMLLLKDSKNVNNNSKYKNVNIICKCGYNFCFICSEPFHRPVRCSIIKTWNQLQTKGDQNIQWINANTKKCPNCDKPIEKTSGCMNIKCMCGFSFCWLCLKEWTSHKGGFYNCNKYLETPNEKSTNKEEVEKGEKKKSHLEINKYNHYKTRFDAQEHVENFTINSQLYFLHNFCKINNLDINKLKKFEDSLILIIKYRQILKWSYALSYLSNWDNLDKKNMFEYYQGELERNLENLQQKIENINLTLIINNTNHKSLQEINELTKVNDVYFKNISTFIENNFSN; from the coding sequence ATGATACATCTCccaaaacaaaaaacaGACGATGGGGTAGACATACAAATAGAACTCGGACCCGATAAAAAACTTAAGATTgttaaaaaagttataataaacaaaaatgaattacCTAATGAAGATAATAAAGTATGTAACATTATAAAAGGGGAGCATAGCATATCTGATAAATCTCATGAATCTGGTATGCAattgtatttaaaatattttaaaacaaattttgaaaagttttcacaaaataattcctatcttatatataataaaaaacaaattaaagaaaaacttaaagaagaaataaataatattatatctttactaaatattaaatatgattatgcatattatattatgaaacattataattttaattccGAATCGTTAATTGAAGACTGGTTTAGTGATTCCACAAAAGTTCGTCGAACCACAAACTTGATGCATCTAACTGAAAATGAGTTATATGAACACGTAGATGCACCACAAGTAGAACCGCAAAATAATGAACCCAATAAAAACTGCGACCCTGACAAATTTGGAAATAATagtgataaaaatacaaagtTTACCTGCCCAATACTACTGAATGAATGCTCTATAGACGATACATATGCATTAGATTGTGGTCATagattttcaaataaatgcTGGatagaatatttaaaaacaggaattaaaaatgatttggATGAACAtgtaatacataaaaaatgcatacatacagaatgtaaatattttgtaaaaaaatctGATTGGAAAGTTTTatgtgataaaaatatgtataaacaatataaacaattgatactaaatgtttatattaaaaaaagttataattTAAGAAATTGTCCAAATGATGCATGTGAATATACAATAGAATCTATGCTATTATTAAAGGattcaaaaaatgtgaataataatagtaaatataaaaatgtaaatataatttgtaaATGTGGTTATAacttttgttttatatgctCAGAACCCTTTCATAGACCAGTTAGATGTTCAATAATTAAAACATGGAATCAATTACAAACAAAAGGGGatcaaaatattcaatGGATTAATGCAAATACAAAGAAATGCCCAAATTGTGATAAACCAATTGAAAAAACATCAGGATGTATGAATATTAAATGTATGTGTGGGTTCAGCTTTTGTTGGCTTTGTCTCAAAGAATGGACTAGCCATAAAGGTGGGTTCTACAACtgcaataaatatttagaaACACCAAACGAAAAGTCCACTAATAAAGAAGAAGTAGAAAAGggtgagaaaaaaaagtcaCACCTAGAAATAAACAAGTACAATCACTATAAAACAAGATTTGATGCACAAGAACatgttgaaaattttacaataaattcgcaactatattttttacataatttctgtaaaattaacaatttagatattaataaattaaaaaaatttgaagaTTCTTTAATTCTAATAATTAAGTATAgacaaatattaaaatggtCTTATGCactttcatatttatctaATTGGGATAActtagataaaaaaaatatgtttgaATATTATCAAGGAGAATTAGAAagaaatttagaaaatctacaacaaaaaatagaaaatattaatctaaccttaattattaataatacaaatcaTAAAAGTTTAcaagaaataaatgaattaacaaaagtaaatgatgtttattttaaaaatatttcaactTTTATTGAAAACAATTTCTCTAACTAG
- a CDS encoding phosphatidylethanolamine-binding protein, putative has translation MNFLEFAFLLCYLFSATFVLAKIDIIQSDYGQENCSSDEAKLLGKDFYGESCGGKNLLPSIEWIDNNNMTKSYIITLSSVSNSNIVYHLIAWNIPSYINTINSFSIFDETKSQVGLNTYNKKNYQGPCHTSINTEHTGCLKLTLYALKKETIELSDDADSHELMSYLRAMSRKENIVIDAISLYSIFIPQKS, from the exons atgaattttttagaGTTTGCCTTTTTGTTGTGCTACCTCTTTAGCGCCACTTTCGTTTTGGCGAAAATCGACATAATACAGTCAG ACTATGGGCAGGAGAATTGCTCCTCGGATGAGGCCAAATTGCTGGGGAAAGATTTTTACGGAGAATCATGTGGAGGCAAAAATTTGTTACCAAGCATAGAATGGAtagacaataataatatgacaaagtcttatattattacattaaGTAGTGTTAGTAATTCAAATATAGTTTATCATCTTATAGCATGGAATATAccttcatatataaatacaataaatagtttttcgatttttgaTGAAACCAAATCTCAAGTCGGTCTAAACacatataacaaaaaaaattatcaaggACCTTGTCACACATCAATAAATACAGAACACACAGGATGTTTAAAATTGACTTTATACGCATTAA AAAAGGAAACGATCGAATTGTCTGACGATGCGGATTCCCATGAGTTGATGTCATACCTTAGGGCAATGAGCAGAAAAGAGAACATAGTTATAGATGcaatatcattatattctATTTTCATTCCTCAAAAAAgttga
- a CDS encoding inner membrane complex protein 1a, putative: MFDACKINSNCCHDDPEEDNKQDENDFIYEKNMRANKKELKSMMTSMKEIKSMRTSTNELQNIIEGKPDMSKSVEISQHTEREYVAITAYQPVDIVTKTVEVPFVRTIETIVPKITYESKIREVPKYYSKFVEKVVEVPEVKFIDKIVDVPRIQYVYKYAPKVEIKENIIKRPIIEKKYVEKFVEVPEVKEVKRFQEVETVEYVIKYVPKASKDDKTEKDEKDGEENIADKEAEERSENSQIEKKSVENEEEYNKKDTRLVRNVSIDNDVSTIIGKNMMINQEDICTGVQQIYPYMFTRSMNESGMVINSNRNSNFDRADNIETVKINENGNSIIPTPRIEQVFKPKIVKNIEVQKHVPISVDVPIPYMVPKPIVVNVDVPVLKFRDTFVPVPVRRKIIPKIKWISDVYQVDCIKERPYLKIQDIIKPVPCDIEIKHTKFMERACAINPNELPQDDVHAMWIRVNAHLAEQKKKEYGHLYPYYRTESRAYENVVETKEESKNSSEGKETEEREIERDNFVSCEVDKMESKKSEDESGNENEKENGKENIFEATEGRSEDEKNVGTSENAENAANEEEGEKVEVEEVREDVCASESKMNVNEVDIRGTVFCKTNEGSGTSFMEDGMVYNIEGFNNFMNENDINYQKNLEEDPIACLTPNHPLAMTYLQNKWISTDTLRTHELYNYNFVNASVHSNINLQNRNSFTTDLMQNKDFLKSAHQIMSPFKPENIKNIENCYNRIIMKNAHEENNKYVQDKYNKNNFHSNFNTEFINEKYMNSSEKKKCDHSEDQCCNCFCG; the protein is encoded by the exons atgttcgatgcatgtaaaataaatagtaatTGTTGCCATGATGATCCGGAGGAAGATAATAAACAGgatgaaaatgattttatttatgaaaaaaacatgagGGCAAATAagaaagaattaaaaagcATGATGACAAGTAtgaaggaaataaaaagcaTGAGGACAAGTACGAACGAATTACAAAACATTATAGAGGGGAAACCAGATATGTCAAAATCTGTGGAAATTAGTCAGCACACAGAAAGAGAATAT GTGGCTATAACAGCTTATCAACCTGTTGATATTGTAACAAAAACTGTAGAAGTCCCTTTTGTTAGAACAATAGAAACAATTGTGCCAAAAATAACATATGAAAGTAAAATTAGAGAGGTTCCAAAATATTACTCTAAGTTTGTTGAGAAG GTTGTAGAAGTCCCAGAAGTAAAATTTATTGACAAAATTGTAGACGTCCCGAGAATacaatatgtatataaatatgctcCGAAGGTTGAAATTAAAgagaatattataaaacgcccaattatagaaaaaaaatatgttgaaAAGTTTGTTGAGGTTCCTGAAGTTAAGGAGGTTAAGCGGTTTCAGGAAGTGGAGACCGTGGAATATGTGATAAA GTACGTGCCCAAAGCGAGCAAGGATGACAAGACTGAGAAAGATGAAAAGGATGGGGAAGAAAACATAGCAGATAAGGAGGCAGAAGAAAGAAGTGAAAATTCCCAAATTGAGAAGAAGAGTGTAGAGAATGAagaagaatataataaaaaggataCGAGGCTTGTTAGAAATGTATCTATAGATAATGATGTAAGTACAAttattggaaaaaatatgatgataAATCAAGAAGATATATGTACAGGTGTTCAACaaatatatccatatatgTTTACAAGATCAATGAATGAATCTGGAATGGTTATAAATTCGAATAGAAATTCAAATTTCGATAGGGCTGATAATATAGAAAcagttaaaataaatgaaaatggtAATTCAATTATACCGACTCCTAGAATTGAACAAGTATTTAAACCAAAgattgttaaaaatatagaagtACAAAAGCATGTACCAATTTCTGTTGATGTTCCAATACCATATATGGTTCCAAAACCTATAGTTGTTAATGTAGATGTGCCTGTACTAAAATTTCGAGATACATTTGTACCTGTACCAGTCAGGAGAAAAATCAtaccaaaaataaaatggatCTCTGATGTATATCAAGTTGATTGTATTAAAGAGAGaccatatttaaaaatacaagaCATAATTAAACCAGTACCTTGTGATATAGAAATTAAACATACTAAGTTTATGGAGAGAGCATGTGCTATTAATCCGAATGAGTTACCACAAGATGATGTTCATGCAATGTGGATTAGAGTCAACGCTCATTTAGCTgaacaaaagaaaaaggaGTATGGGCATTTATATCCTTATTATAGAA ctgAGTCTAGGGCCTATGAAAATGTTGTCGAAACGAAGGAGGAGTCCAAAAACTCGAGCGAAGGAAAAGAAACAGAGGAGAGAGAAATTGAAAGGGACAATTTTGTGAGTTGTGAGGTGGATAAAATGgaatcaaaaaaaagcgAAGACGAAAGTGggaatgaaaatgaaaaggaaaatgGAAAGGAAAACATTTTTGAAGCAACAGAGGGCAGAAGTGAGGATGAGAAAAATGTAGGAACGTCTGAAAATGCAGAGAATGCGGCGAATGAAGAAGAAGGTGAAAAGGTAGAAGTTGAAGAAGTACGGGAAGATGTGTGCGCGTCTGAAAGTAAAATGAATGTAAACGAAGTGGATATTAGAGGCACCGTGTTTTGCAAGACGAACGAAGGGAGTGGTACTTCTTTTATGGAAGATGGTATGgtttataatatagaaggttttaataattttatgaatgaaaatgatataaactATCAAAAGAATTTAGAGGAAGATCCGATTGCATGTTTAACCCCAAATCATCCACTTGCTATGacatatttacaaaacAAATGGATATCTACAGATACATTGAGAACACATGaactttataattataattttgtaaatgcAAGTGTACAttctaatataaatttacaaaatagaAATAGTTTTACAACAGATTTAATGCAAAACAaagattttttaaaatcagCACATCAAATTATGTCCCCATTTAAACccgaaaatataaaaaatatagaaaattgtTACAATcgaataattatgaaaaatgctcatgaagaaaataataaatatgtacaagacaaatataataaaaataattttcattccAATTTTAACACTGaatttattaatgaaaaatatatgaacagttcagaaaaaaaaaagtgtgACCATTCTGAAGACCAATGTTGTAATTGTTTTTGTGGTTAA